In Sedimenticola thiotaurini, the following proteins share a genomic window:
- a CDS encoding uracil-DNA glycosylase, translating to MNEAQRREYLQAMGIQYWVPRSVAAENNPVESEAEPSLAAPPVPSAPTAMDDASATAPPVAAPVSRPESGTGVASPSPAPDEPPAWLDEVPPPADEYHPTVDPAGSAGQFDSDGLLDDRVSQLDWPGLAARVAQCEACELHKSRTRTVFGVGAQTADLMIIGEAPGVDEDRKGEPFVGRAGQLLNAMLKAIGLGREQVYIANILKCRPPGNRDPRAEEALKCAPYLQRQVELVNPKVILAVGAVAARNLLQRDDAVGRLRTGQHHYRDIPLVVTYHPAYLLRSPEQKAKAWQDLQKAVRLLR from the coding sequence ATGAACGAGGCACAGCGTCGGGAGTATTTACAGGCCATGGGTATCCAGTACTGGGTACCCAGGTCTGTGGCGGCGGAGAATAACCCGGTGGAGTCCGAGGCGGAACCGTCGCTGGCCGCGCCCCCGGTGCCATCTGCTCCCACTGCTATGGATGATGCTTCCGCAACTGCTCCACCCGTAGCTGCGCCGGTTTCAAGGCCGGAATCCGGGACAGGCGTTGCTTCTCCATCTCCAGCACCGGATGAACCCCCGGCCTGGCTGGATGAGGTGCCACCGCCAGCAGATGAGTATCACCCCACAGTTGATCCGGCTGGATCGGCTGGTCAGTTCGACTCGGACGGCCTGCTGGACGATCGGGTGAGTCAGCTGGACTGGCCCGGGCTGGCGGCCAGGGTTGCCCAATGCGAGGCCTGTGAACTGCACAAAAGCCGTACCCGCACCGTATTCGGGGTGGGGGCGCAGACTGCCGATCTGATGATTATCGGCGAAGCTCCCGGCGTGGATGAGGACCGCAAGGGTGAGCCCTTTGTGGGCCGGGCCGGGCAGTTGCTCAACGCCATGTTGAAGGCCATTGGCCTGGGTCGTGAACAGGTCTATATCGCCAACATTCTGAAGTGTCGCCCGCCCGGTAATCGGGATCCCCGTGCCGAAGAGGCACTCAAGTGTGCCCCCTACTTGCAGCGCCAGGTGGAACTGGTGAATCCAAAGGTGATTCTGGCTGTTGGCGCAGTGGCCGCCCGCAACCTGCTGCAACGTGATGATGCGGTGGGACGTCTGCGGACTGGTCAACATCACTACCGGGACATCCCTCTGGTGGTCACCTACCATCCCGCCTACCTGCTGCGCTCACCGGAGCAGAAGGCCAAGGCCTGGCAGGATCTGCAGAAGGCTGTCCGGTTGCTGCGTTGA
- a CDS encoding 2-isopropylmalate synthase — protein MSNSDKLYIFDTTLRDGEQSPGASMTKEEKLRIAKALEKMRVDIIEAGFPIASPGDFDAVQSIARTIKDSTVCGLARALEADIDRAGEALKEANSGRIHTFIATSPIHMQQKLRMTPDQVVEQAVWAVKRARQYTDNVEFSPEDAGRSEIDFLCRVIEQAIAAGATTINVPDTVGYNLPQQFGETIRTLIERIPNSDKAIFSVHCHNDLGLAVANSLAAVSQGARQVECTINGLGERAGNASLEEVVMAVRTRRDLFSCDTTLDTTQIVNCSRLVSGITGFPVQPNKAIVGANAFAHESGIHQDGVLKHRETYEIMRAEDVGWSQNRMVMGKHSGRNAFRTRLEELGITFASEEEINDAFRRFKDLADKKHEIFDEDLQALVSDAGFTAENEHIKLVSLKVCSETGETPYARVVLSVDDQEREGAASGSGPVDAAFKAIESIVQSEAELQLYSVNAITSGTDAQGEVTVRLRRNGGIVNGQGADTDIVIASAKAYVNAVNRLDQEQKAHPQGDV, from the coding sequence ATGAGCAATTCAGACAAGTTGTATATCTTCGATACCACCTTACGTGATGGCGAGCAGAGTCCCGGCGCCTCCATGACCAAGGAGGAGAAGCTGCGCATCGCCAAGGCGCTGGAGAAGATGCGGGTGGATATTATCGAGGCCGGATTTCCGATCGCCAGCCCGGGTGATTTTGATGCCGTGCAATCCATTGCCCGGACCATCAAGGACAGCACCGTCTGTGGCCTGGCACGGGCGCTTGAGGCCGATATCGACCGGGCGGGCGAGGCGTTAAAAGAGGCCAATTCAGGCCGTATTCATACCTTCATCGCCACCTCGCCGATCCATATGCAGCAGAAGCTGCGCATGACGCCGGATCAGGTGGTGGAGCAGGCGGTCTGGGCAGTCAAGCGGGCACGCCAATATACCGACAATGTGGAGTTTTCACCGGAAGATGCCGGCCGCTCCGAGATCGACTTTCTCTGCCGGGTGATCGAGCAGGCCATCGCGGCGGGCGCCACCACTATCAACGTGCCGGATACGGTGGGTTACAACCTGCCCCAGCAGTTTGGCGAGACCATTCGCACCCTGATCGAACGTATTCCCAACTCCGACAAGGCGATCTTCTCGGTTCACTGCCACAACGACCTGGGGTTGGCGGTGGCCAACTCCCTGGCCGCTGTTAGTCAGGGAGCCCGGCAGGTGGAGTGTACCATCAATGGTTTGGGTGAACGGGCCGGTAATGCCTCTCTGGAGGAGGTGGTGATGGCGGTACGCACCCGGCGCGACCTGTTCAGCTGCGATACCACCCTGGACACCACCCAGATCGTCAACTGTTCCCGTCTGGTGTCCGGCATTACCGGTTTCCCGGTGCAACCCAACAAGGCGATCGTGGGTGCCAATGCGTTTGCCCATGAATCGGGTATTCACCAGGATGGCGTCCTCAAGCATCGTGAAACTTACGAAATCATGCGCGCCGAGGATGTGGGCTGGAGTCAGAACCGGATGGTGATGGGTAAGCACTCCGGACGGAACGCCTTCCGTACCCGGCTGGAAGAGCTCGGTATCACCTTCGCCTCGGAAGAGGAGATCAATGACGCCTTCCGCCGGTTCAAGGATCTGGCCGACAAAAAACATGAGATCTTTGATGAAGACCTGCAGGCGCTGGTTTCCGATGCCGGTTTTACCGCCGAAAATGAACATATCAAGCTGGTGTCGCTGAAGGTCTGTTCCGAGACCGGGGAGACCCCCTACGCCCGGGTGGTGCTCTCGGTGGATGATCAGGAGAGAGAGGGCGCAGCATCCGGCAGTGGTCCGGTGGATGCGGCCTTCAAGGCGATTGAGTCCATCGTTCAGAGTGAGGCGGAACTGCAGCTCTACTCGGTCAATGCCATCACCAGTGGTACTGACGCCCAGGGCGAGGTGACGGTGCGGTTGCGGCGTAATGGTGGCATCGTAAATGGTCAGGGCGCCGATACCGATATCGTGATCGCCTCCGCCAAGGCCTATGTGAACGCGGTCAATCGACTGGACCAGGAGCAGAAGGCCCACCCCCAGGGTGATGTCTGA
- the pssA gene encoding CDP-diacylglycerol--serine O-phosphatidyltransferase — protein MPEPSLQQKRSRGIYLLPNLFTTAALFSGFYAVLAAMNGKFEHAAVAIFLAMVMDGLDGRVARMTNTQTAFGAEYDSLSDMVAFGLAPSLVIYVWSLNSLGKLGWLAAFVYTAGAALRLARFNTQVGTADKRFFQGLPSPAAAAILASSVWVAEEYQIQGVDVSYLACFITLAAGLLMVSNVRYNSFKEIDFRGKIPFMKVVVLMLVLAVVISQPAKALYVLFMVYAVSGPVLTLRYLHQRRAERRAGQRGSTAAKEEDGEQ, from the coding sequence ATGCCGGAGCCCTCTCTGCAGCAGAAACGCAGCCGTGGCATCTATCTGTTGCCCAACCTGTTTACCACAGCGGCCCTGTTCAGTGGATTCTATGCCGTTCTGGCGGCCATGAACGGCAAGTTCGAACATGCGGCGGTTGCCATCTTTCTCGCCATGGTGATGGATGGTCTGGATGGCCGGGTGGCGCGCATGACCAATACCCAGACCGCCTTCGGGGCCGAATATGACAGCCTCTCCGATATGGTGGCGTTTGGCCTGGCCCCCTCGTTGGTGATCTATGTCTGGTCGTTGAATAGCCTGGGCAAGCTGGGCTGGTTGGCCGCCTTTGTTTATACCGCCGGCGCGGCCCTGCGTCTGGCCCGTTTCAATACCCAGGTAGGTACAGCCGACAAGCGTTTTTTCCAGGGGTTGCCCAGTCCTGCCGCCGCCGCCATTCTGGCCAGCAGTGTCTGGGTTGCGGAGGAGTACCAGATTCAGGGGGTGGATGTCTCCTATCTGGCCTGTTTCATTACCCTGGCGGCCGGATTGCTGATGGTCAGCAACGTCCGCTACAACAGTTTCAAAGAGATCGATTTCCGGGGCAAAATCCCATTCATGAAGGTGGTGGTGCTGATGCTGGTGCTGGCGGTGGTGATCAGTCAGCCGGCGAAGGCCCTGTATGTCCTGTTCATGGTCTACGCGGTCTCCGGACCGGTGTTGACCCTGCGCTACCTGCACCAACGCCGGGCGGAACGCCGGGCCGGGCAGCGGGGCAGTACAGCGGCAAAAGAGGAGGATGGGGAACAGTGA
- the ilvN gene encoding acetolactate synthase small subunit gives MRHIISILMENEAGALSRVAGLFSARGYNIESLTVAPTEDASLSRMTLVTRGDENIIEQITKQLNKLVEVVKLLDLSEGPHVEREMMLIKVKAEKSQRDEIKRLVDIFRGKIIDVTHSSYLIEMTGQASKLDAFVNAVEEDLIVEVVRTGPSGISRGAKGLTL, from the coding sequence ATGAGACATATAATTTCAATCCTGATGGAGAATGAAGCCGGGGCGCTGTCACGGGTGGCCGGGCTGTTTTCCGCCCGCGGCTACAATATTGAATCCCTGACGGTGGCGCCGACCGAGGATGCCTCGCTGTCGCGCATGACCCTGGTGACAAGAGGGGACGAAAATATCATCGAACAGATCACCAAGCAGCTGAACAAGCTGGTGGAGGTGGTCAAACTGCTGGATCTCTCGGAAGGCCCGCACGTGGAGCGGGAGATGATGTTGATAAAGGTGAAGGCCGAGAAGAGCCAGCGTGACGAGATCAAGCGGTTGGTGGATATCTTCCGCGGCAAGATCATCGATGTCACCCACTCCAGTTATCTGATCGAGATGACCGGCCAGGCGAGCAAACTGGATGCCTTCGTCAACGCCGTGGAGGAAGATCTGATCGTCGAGGTGGTGCGTACCGGGCCGTCCGGCATCTCCCGTGGTGCCAAGGGCCTTACTCTCTGA
- a CDS encoding acetolactate synthase 3 large subunit — translation MELSGAEIVVQCLKDEGVEHVFGYPGGAVLHIYDALFKQDFVKHILVRHEQAATHAADGYARSTGKPGVALVTSGPGATNAVTGIATAFMDSIPMVVLTGQVPTPFIGSDAFQEVDTVGITRPCVKHNFLIKDVRDIAETMKKAFYIATSGRPGPVVVDIPKDITDPNKKIPYSYPKKIKMRSYNPVLKGHLGQIKKAVNLMLSAERPVFYTGGGVVLGDASEELTELTRELGFPITNTLMGLGAYPSSDRQFIGMLGMHGTYEANMAMHDTDVLIAIGARFDDRVTGHIAHFCPNAKIIHVDIDPSSISKNVRVDVPIVGPVKSVLQDMLRIVRESKKSPKASALKKWWEQIDNWRGANCLSYDHNHPQIKPQFAVETLHKVTRGDAFVASDVGQHQMFAAQFYGFDKPRRWVNSGGLGTMGFGLPAAMGIQMAHPGADVALVTGEASIQMCIQELATCKQHDLPIKILLLNNGYMGMVRQWQEFFYDGRYSHSYVDALPDFVKLAESYGHVGMKIERPEDLEGAMKEAFDLKDRLVFMDVVIDPTENVYPMIEAGKGHHEMYLPPKSELV, via the coding sequence GTGGAATTAAGTGGTGCCGAGATCGTCGTTCAGTGTCTGAAAGACGAGGGCGTTGAGCATGTGTTTGGTTATCCTGGTGGAGCGGTGCTCCATATCTATGATGCGCTGTTTAAACAGGATTTCGTAAAACATATCCTGGTGCGGCATGAACAGGCGGCAACCCATGCGGCGGATGGCTATGCCCGTTCAACCGGCAAGCCCGGTGTGGCCCTGGTAACCTCCGGACCCGGGGCGACCAATGCGGTTACCGGTATTGCCACGGCTTTCATGGACTCCATTCCCATGGTGGTGCTGACCGGCCAGGTACCGACTCCCTTTATCGGCAGTGACGCTTTCCAGGAAGTGGATACGGTCGGCATCACCCGTCCCTGCGTAAAGCACAATTTCCTCATCAAGGATGTTCGGGATATCGCCGAGACCATGAAGAAGGCGTTTTATATCGCCACCTCGGGCCGCCCCGGTCCGGTGGTGGTGGATATCCCCAAGGATATTACCGACCCTAACAAGAAAATCCCCTACAGCTATCCCAAGAAGATCAAGATGCGTTCCTATAACCCGGTGCTCAAGGGGCATCTGGGGCAGATCAAGAAGGCAGTCAACCTGATGTTGAGTGCGGAACGCCCGGTCTTCTATACCGGCGGTGGGGTGGTGCTGGGGGATGCCAGTGAGGAGTTGACCGAGCTGACCCGGGAACTGGGTTTCCCCATCACCAATACCTTGATGGGACTGGGTGCCTATCCGTCCAGTGACCGGCAGTTCATCGGCATGCTGGGCATGCACGGCACTTACGAAGCCAATATGGCCATGCACGATACCGATGTGCTGATTGCCATTGGTGCCCGTTTCGATGACCGGGTTACCGGGCATATCGCCCACTTCTGTCCGAACGCCAAGATTATCCATGTCGATATAGACCCGTCGTCTATCTCCAAGAATGTGCGGGTGGATGTGCCCATTGTCGGCCCGGTGAAATCGGTGCTGCAGGATATGCTGCGCATTGTCCGGGAGAGTAAAAAGAGTCCCAAGGCCAGTGCGCTGAAAAAGTGGTGGGAACAGATCGACAACTGGCGGGGCGCCAACTGTCTCAGCTACGATCATAATCATCCGCAGATCAAGCCGCAATTTGCCGTTGAGACACTGCATAAGGTTACCCGGGGTGACGCGTTTGTAGCCTCGGACGTGGGGCAGCACCAGATGTTTGCAGCCCAGTTTTACGGCTTTGACAAACCGCGCCGCTGGGTCAATTCCGGTGGTCTGGGCACCATGGGTTTTGGCCTGCCGGCCGCCATGGGTATTCAGATGGCTCATCCCGGTGCCGATGTGGCGCTGGTTACCGGCGAGGCCAGTATCCAGATGTGTATCCAGGAGCTGGCCACCTGTAAGCAGCATGATCTGCCGATCAAGATTCTGTTGCTGAATAACGGCTATATGGGCATGGTGCGGCAGTGGCAGGAGTTTTTCTATGACGGTCGCTACTCCCACTCCTATGTGGACGCGCTGCCGGACTTCGTGAAACTGGCCGAGAGTTACGGCCATGTGGGTATGAAGATTGAGCGCCCGGAGGATCTGGAGGGGGCCATGAAAGAGGCCTTTGACCTGAAGGACCGGCTGGTGTTTATGGATGTGGTGATCGATCCGACGGAAAATGTCTACCCGATGATCGAGGCGGGCAAGGGTCACCACGAGATGTATCTTCCTCCGAAAAGTGAGCTGGTCTAA
- a CDS encoding DUF4124 domain-containing protein, which yields MVIRLLLPLLLVVFWTGAADARMYRWVDENGTTVYSQSPPPSGKATEIKVQVAPPTPPDNASEKQTADDTPAESAADKPADGPTKAQIEESNRIKAENCAAARQNLEIYTNLGNRLIRTPDGLYKRLTEEERQQKIDESKAQVEEFCEK from the coding sequence ATGGTTATCCGACTACTGCTGCCCCTGCTGCTTGTTGTCTTCTGGACCGGAGCGGCTGACGCGCGCATGTATCGCTGGGTTGATGAGAACGGCACTACCGTTTACTCCCAGTCTCCCCCACCATCCGGGAAGGCCACGGAAATCAAGGTCCAGGTAGCCCCTCCAACACCACCGGACAACGCAAGCGAGAAGCAAACGGCAGACGATACACCGGCCGAGAGCGCTGCTGACAAACCGGCGGATGGACCGACCAAGGCGCAGATAGAAGAGTCCAACAGGATCAAGGCGGAAAACTGTGCTGCTGCCCGACAAAATCTTGAGATTTACACCAATCTGGGCAACCGGTTGATCAGAACCCCGGACGGCCTCTACAAACGCCTTACCGAAGAGGAGCGTCAGCAGAAGATCGATGAGAGCAAAGCACAGGTTGAAGAGTTTTGCGAAAAGTAG